The nucleotide sequence ATCTAAAAAGACCGTTTCCATTAAAGGGGGAAATAACCCATCTCTTTGACGTTTTAGGGCTTTTTCATGAAACTGCTTAGGGCTAAAACTTTGAATAATGGATTGAATTTCTGTCCAGTCAAGTTCGATCAAATAATCAAAGCGAAACCCTAGCCATTCTCCGCCTCTTTTACTATCCCATGTTGGTTCTTGCCGCCACATAGCAAAGGCTTTTCCCCGTTCATCTAAGTTTAGATAATTGGTTAATGTATCAATTAATTCTTCTCCGATTCTGTAGAGGTGAACCCCTGAATATTTATTGGCTACACGACGGTTATAAACGCCTTTATTTTTGGTGTAAGCGGCAAAATAATTTTTCAAGTCTTTGAGAGGAATTAAAGTCTGTTGTGTGGCTTTATAATGACGAACCTCTGCCAAATTTTCGTCATACAATCGCTGAAATCTCAAAGCACTACATAGCCATCCTTCGGTTGCTTTTTCAAGGTTTTTATGGTTTTGATCATAACTGTCAAGGTCTTCAAAATAATCCCTAGCTACCTCGGAGCGAAGATCAATTTCATCTAAGACGGTTTGTTCACTGATCTTGACTTTTTCATTTTCCACCTCGCTTTGAATCTGTCCAATTATTTCTTGCCATCCGCTTGCCCCTGACTTAAACAAAGTTTTTTCAAGTTCAGGCAGACTAGCCTCAACATAAAATTGTAAACTCGAAATAGAATGATTAAAAATTCCTAAGCCTTCACTGAGCAATTGATACCAAGCGGCGGATGGACTATCGGGTAAATCAACGCCGGCTAGTAACCAAGAATTGAGATTGATTTTTCCTCCTATTCGATCAACTCTTCCTAAACGTTGTTCTAATTGATTCGGCGAAAAAGGTAAATCAAAATGAATCACCCCATCGATAAATTGTAAGTTTCTTCCTTCTTCTCCCGAAGCATCAGCTACTAACAGAAAACATTGAGGGTCAGTTTTAAAACGATTTAGATTAGTTTCAATGGTATCTCGATTGTCACCGGTGCGATGACTAACCACTGTATTCGCTCCAAAGATAGCTGAAATAAAATCAATAATGGCAGTACAACTGCCGGTAAAACTGGTAAAAATCATCAATTTTGGAAACTTATCTGCGGCGAAGGGACGCAGAATTCTTTGCTGAATTTCGTTTTGTAACTTAGTTAAATTTCCTTTCAGTTTTTGCAGGTTTAGATGATCCGCTAGATGGTACAAAATAACGATTTTTAGTAATTCTAATCTATCGCCATCTTCCGAAGGGCTTTTCAATAGGTTAACAATAGATTTTAAAATGGCACTTTCTCCCTCAAAAAGAGGCGTTTTAGTTAAGAGCGTGCTATTATTTTGCCCCCATTCTAATCTTAAAGCGCTAGAACCTACCCCTCTCAAACGCGATTCAAGGAGTTGTTGTAGTATTCCTAACCAAGTGTTACTCGCCCGAAACAGTAATAGGAAAATGCGCTGATAATTGGCTTCATCAGGGGCGGCAGTGCGCCATTCTTCTAATAATTCATGAAGAGAATAAGCCCGTTCATCTAAATCATATTCTAGTTTTGGGACTGCGTTACGATCAAAAATGACATCGGATACGGTAGCGCGACGGTTACGCAGCATTCGCCGATGAAGCCGGTAAGTGTCGCTAATATAGGTACGGATGGCGCGAATCTGCTGATCAATGACTTCACTGTCTGGGTTTTCTAACTCGGTTTGTAACTGGTTAGTGAGGGTTAAAAGATAGGTATCTTCTGAAAATAGGGACTCTAGGGTGCTAAGACTTTTTTTAAGGACAAAGGGG is from Gloeothece verrucosa PCC 7822 and encodes:
- the dpdE gene encoding protein DpdE, whose amino-acid sequence is MNLGFLVCSSENDFGIGKLIAAEQPNATVEYFYSVGQRMTQTVPLASIRRVRLQRQTRCYLNLYGTDTWQIGRIYAWDEENQQYQIDLPDSKHTFATESEIYVRCDLPIDDPMDILAMKGQETPYFHNQRSRFLQSLIKQRAVSRGMTGLLSANIELYPHQVEVVRRVLEDPIGRYLLADEVGLGKTIEAGVILRQFLLDTLTASALIVVPSYLVYQWRQELEDKFYLSQFRERVTILASEDWKQVQNSTDAYEFLIIDEAHHIAAMARSDDPSQRRCFDTCRKLAHHCPRLLLLSATPVLNHEQDFLAMLHLLDPTTYSLDDLEGFRERVHKRQNIGRVLLTFNEGCDPFVLKKSLSTLESLFSEDTYLLTLTNQLQTELENPDSEVIDQQIRAIRTYISDTYRLHRRMLRNRRATVSDVIFDRNAVPKLEYDLDERAYSLHELLEEWRTAAPDEANYQRIFLLLFRASNTWLGILQQLLESRLRGVGSSALRLEWGQNNSTLLTKTPLFEGESAILKSIVNLLKSPSEDGDRLELLKIVILYHLADHLNLQKLKGNLTKLQNEIQQRILRPFAADKFPKLMIFTSFTGSCTAIIDFISAIFGANTVVSHRTGDNRDTIETNLNRFKTDPQCFLLVADASGEEGRNLQFIDGVIHFDLPFSPNQLEQRLGRVDRIGGKINLNSWLLAGVDLPDSPSAAWYQLLSEGLGIFNHSISSLQFYVEASLPELEKTLFKSGASGWQEIIGQIQSEVENEKVKISEQTVLDEIDLRSEVARDYFEDLDSYDQNHKNLEKATEGWLCSALRFQRLYDENLAEVRHYKATQQTLIPLKDLKNYFAAYTKNKGVYNRRVANKYSGVHLYRIGEELIDTLTNYLNLDERGKAFAMWRQEPTWDSKRGGEWLGFRFDYLIELDWTEIQSIIQSFSPKQFHEKALKRQRDGLFPPLMETVFLDVNLQRVEDEALLKILSRPYVRKNDDFRDYNLAKERLEIFDEFIDPSEWQNLCYQAGKTAEKSLKESPHFREYCQKQTEIAKRKLDTRLHQLQCRYNRFSHDSLAKELEFETALSATLLKAISSPRLYLDAVGFIIVSERAPVLTAGGDIF